One window of Gloeothece citriformis PCC 7424 genomic DNA carries:
- a CDS encoding bestrophin family protein, with product MISSNFCSWFQDLIKIKNKKFWIKTLPPVLIFASIGGISSVLVFWDVPIPFQAIGDITANVACNLVLGLLLVFRTNTAYDRFWQGRAAWGTITVSIRNLVREIQIGIIEDLEEKQQEKITVLKLLGSFVIATKLHLRQTKLTDELDRWIDPHYIISLKQATIPPLEITFWLSAYIQQAYQRQKIDSHQQVMMINLINELVAGLSSCDRIRTTPAPLSYRKFLKKLLFVYCSLLSFSLVDIIHGWTGLSVAIISLFLLGVEEIANQIENPFGHDESDLPLDEICQTILDNVESAIAFGNNFREQNTGQREQETENGEQEIQLSRVH from the coding sequence ATGATATCTTCAAACTTTTGCAGTTGGTTTCAGGATCTTATTAAGATCAAAAATAAAAAGTTTTGGATAAAAACTTTACCTCCTGTTCTTATCTTTGCTAGTATAGGGGGAATTAGTTCGGTTTTAGTGTTTTGGGACGTTCCCATACCCTTTCAAGCCATCGGGGATATTACTGCTAACGTTGCCTGTAATTTGGTTTTAGGGTTATTGCTCGTTTTTCGGACAAATACGGCTTATGACCGTTTTTGGCAAGGACGCGCCGCTTGGGGAACTATCACGGTTAGTATTCGCAACCTCGTCCGAGAAATTCAAATCGGAATTATAGAAGACCTTGAAGAAAAACAACAGGAAAAAATTACAGTCTTAAAACTTTTGGGGTCTTTTGTGATTGCAACCAAACTTCATTTACGACAAACAAAACTCACAGATGAACTCGATCGATGGATTGATCCCCATTATATCATCTCTCTCAAACAAGCAACCATTCCTCCGTTAGAAATTACTTTTTGGCTCAGTGCTTATATTCAACAAGCCTATCAACGACAGAAAATTGATTCTCATCAACAAGTGATGATGATTAATTTAATTAACGAATTGGTTGCAGGGTTAAGCAGTTGCGATCGCATACGAACCACTCCCGCTCCTTTATCTTATCGGAAATTTCTCAAAAAATTACTCTTCGTCTATTGTAGTCTTTTATCCTTTAGTCTGGTAGATATCATTCATGGGTGGACTGGATTAAGTGTAGCCATTATTAGTTTATTTTTGCTCGGAGTAGAAGAAATAGCCAATCAAATTGAAAATCCTTTTGGACATGATGAATCAGATTTACCCCTTGATGAAATTTGTCAAACTATTCTCGATAATGTTGAAAGTGCCATCGCTTTTGGCAATAATTTTAGGGAACAGAATACAGGACAGAGGGAACAGGAAACAGAAAACGGGGAACAGGAAATACAATTAAGTAGAGTTCATTAA
- a CDS encoding AAA-like domain-containing protein — translation MQKSKLKRKRGVILTPTGLKRLQAAILAQEITENYGQHFTVEELSHRISVSPKTLSRLWSLNVSVDKKTLKLCFSAFNLKLTEEDYTIGDETDDISDPNLDSIEIDSSQETNSQNSSFSSQSDKPVCLCSFPDGPVPVDSPFYIERPPIEQLAYQEITQPGCVLRIRSPREMGKTSLVLRVLAFAEELNYHKVIINCLQIDSDSLKDLNKFLRCFCTRVAQALNIDPKLDEIWDEEIGSKLSCSFYFKSYLLKQINHPIVLVLEQIDRFFEYPQLAQEFFPLLRSWYEEARRDTDWQKLRLIVVYSTEAYVTLDLNRSPFNVGVPLRLPEFTEQQVEDLAQRYGLNWVKGKESSQLMSLVGGHPSLIRIALYHLTCQNMSLTTLIQEALTNGGIYRYHLWRHWVKLQENNHLAQVYGKVVRADRSISLDPVETYQLESLGVIAYEGDRVIPRCELYRIHFKKQLSTTLETNSIFL, via the coding sequence ATGCAAAAATCTAAACTCAAAAGGAAACGAGGAGTAATTCTCACCCCCACCGGACTCAAACGGTTACAGGCAGCAATTTTAGCTCAAGAGATAACCGAAAACTATGGTCAGCACTTTACGGTGGAAGAACTCAGCCATCGCATTAGTGTTTCTCCTAAAACCCTCAGTCGCTTATGGTCTCTCAATGTCAGTGTGGATAAAAAAACCCTTAAACTGTGTTTTAGTGCCTTTAACTTAAAATTAACAGAAGAAGATTATACAATCGGGGATGAAACCGATGACATTTCCGACCCAAATTTAGACAGTATCGAGATAGATTCGAGTCAAGAAACGAACTCTCAAAACTCATCTTTTTCCAGTCAAAGTGATAAACCGGTCTGTCTTTGTTCCTTTCCTGACGGGCCGGTTCCTGTTGATTCTCCGTTTTATATCGAACGTCCACCCATTGAACAACTCGCCTATCAAGAAATTACTCAACCCGGTTGTGTCCTTCGGATTCGCAGCCCCAGAGAAATGGGAAAAACCTCTTTGGTTCTGCGAGTCTTAGCCTTTGCCGAGGAACTGAATTACCATAAAGTCATTATAAATTGTCTTCAAATTGATTCGGATAGTTTGAAAGATTTAAATAAATTTTTGCGCTGTTTTTGTACTCGCGTCGCTCAAGCGTTAAACATTGACCCCAAATTAGATGAAATTTGGGACGAGGAAATCGGCAGTAAACTCAGTTGCAGTTTTTACTTTAAATCTTATTTACTCAAGCAGATTAATCATCCCATTGTTTTAGTATTAGAACAAATCGATCGCTTTTTTGAATATCCTCAATTAGCACAAGAATTTTTTCCTTTATTACGGTCATGGTATGAAGAAGCGCGACGAGATACGGATTGGCAAAAGCTCAGATTAATTGTAGTTTACTCAACAGAAGCTTATGTCACTTTAGACCTTAATCGTTCTCCCTTTAATGTCGGTGTTCCCTTACGTCTGCCAGAATTTACCGAACAACAAGTCGAAGATTTAGCGCAACGATATGGACTCAATTGGGTTAAAGGAAAAGAATCGTCTCAATTGATGTCATTGGTCGGAGGACATCCCTCCCTAATTCGCATTGCTTTGTATCATTTAACTTGTCAAAATATGTCCCTGACCACTTTGATTCAAGAAGCCCTTACTAATGGGGGCATTTATCGTTATCATTTATGGCGACATTGGGTAAAACTGCAAGAAAATAACCATTTAGCCCAAGTTTATGGTAAAGTAGTGAGGGCAGATCGCAGTATTTCCCTTGATCCGGTTGAAACTTACCAACTCGAAAGCTTAGGAGTGATCGCTTATGAGGGCGATCGGGTTATTCCCCGTTGCGAACTCTATCGCATTCATTTTAAAAAACAATTATCAACAACCCTAGAGACAAATTCCATTTTTCTCTAG